The proteins below are encoded in one region of Bacillus vallismortis:
- the rok gene encoding transcriptional regulator Rok, translated as MFNEREALRLRLEQLNEAEVKVIREYQIERDKIYAKLRELDRNGSPSEIKKDLRSEKKPDSLPVLAELAAQEIRSYQPPSQQQSVQPQLQSISSLPAGIPDGTTRRRRGTARPGSKAAKLREAAIKTLKRHNAAIKSSELQKEIEKESGLEIPNMTTFMQSLIKMYPEVKKPYRGQYILEGEIESAESVEPAESTNE; from the coding sequence ATGTTTAATGAAAGAGAAGCTTTGCGCTTGCGGTTAGAACAATTAAATGAAGCTGAAGTGAAAGTCATTCGTGAATATCAAATCGAACGTGATAAAATATACGCAAAATTAAGAGAGTTGGACAGAAATGGAAGCCCTTCCGAAATCAAAAAGGATTTACGTTCTGAAAAAAAACCAGACTCTCTGCCGGTTCTCGCTGAGCTTGCGGCTCAGGAGATCAGAAGCTATCAGCCGCCGTCACAGCAGCAGTCTGTTCAGCCTCAGCTTCAATCTATTTCCTCTCTTCCTGCCGGTATACCAGACGGAACAACACGAAGAAGAAGAGGTACGGCAAGACCGGGATCAAAAGCAGCTAAGCTGCGAGAAGCTGCCATTAAAACTTTAAAGCGCCACAACGCGGCGATTAAGAGCTCCGAGCTTCAAAAAGAGATTGAAAAAGAAAGCGGTCTTGAAATCCCTAATATGACAACATTCATGCAAAGCCTAATTAAAATGTATCCGGAAGTGAAAAAGCCGTATCGCGGCCAGTATATTTTAGAAGGCGAAATCGAATCTGCAGAATCAGTTGAACCTGCGGAATCAACAAATGAATAA
- a CDS encoding TlpA disulfide reductase family protein, whose product MKLRQPMPELTGEKAWFNGEVTREQLIGEKPTLIHFWSISCHLCKEAMPQVNQFRDQYQDKLNVIAVHMPRSEDDLDLGKIKEVADEHDITQPIFVDSDHALTDAFENDYVPAYYVFDKTGQLRHFQAGGSGMKMLEKRVNRVLSETEQA is encoded by the coding sequence ATGAAATTACGTCAGCCAATGCCTGAATTGACTGGGGAAAAAGCCTGGTTCAATGGTGAAGTAACGAGAGAGCAATTGATCGGGGAAAAGCCGACGCTTATTCATTTCTGGTCCATCAGCTGCCATCTGTGCAAAGAAGCGATGCCGCAAGTGAATCAATTTCGTGATCAATATCAAGATAAACTGAACGTTATAGCTGTGCATATGCCTCGTTCCGAGGATGATCTTGACCTGGGCAAAATAAAAGAAGTAGCTGATGAACATGATATCACTCAGCCAATTTTTGTTGATAGTGATCATGCTTTAACCGATGCATTTGAAAATGATTATGTGCCTGCATACTATGTGTTTGATAAAACAGGCCAGCTTCGTCACTTTCAAGCCGGCGGCAGCGGGATGAAAATGCTTGAAAAACGTGTGAACCGTGTTCTGTCTGAAACAGAACAGGCTTGA
- the ahpA gene encoding biofilm-specific peroxidase AhpA yields the protein MAERMVGKQAPRFEMEAVLASKEFGKVSLEENMKNDKWTVLFFYPMDFTFVCPTEITAMSDRYDEFEDLDAEVIGVSTDTIHTHLAWINTDRKENGLGQLKYPLAADTNHEVSREYGVLIEEEGVALRGLYIINPEGELQYQTVFHNNIGRDVDETLRVLQALQTGGLCPANWKPGQKTL from the coding sequence ATGGCAGAACGTATGGTAGGTAAACAGGCTCCTCGTTTTGAAATGGAAGCAGTCCTTGCAAGTAAAGAATTTGGCAAAGTAAGTCTTGAGGAAAACATGAAAAACGACAAATGGACAGTGCTGTTCTTCTATCCAATGGACTTCACTTTTGTTTGCCCAACGGAAATTACAGCAATGTCTGACCGATACGACGAATTTGAAGATCTTGATGCAGAAGTCATCGGAGTGTCAACTGACACAATCCATACTCATTTGGCGTGGATAAATACTGATCGTAAAGAAAACGGCCTTGGCCAGCTGAAATATCCGCTTGCAGCTGATACAAACCACGAGGTATCCCGTGAATATGGCGTTTTAATCGAAGAAGAAGGTGTGGCCCTGCGCGGATTATATATTATCAATCCAGAAGGCGAGCTCCAATATCAAACTGTTTTCCATAACAATATTGGCCGAGACGTTGATGAAACGCTTCGTGTTCTTCAAGCGCTGCAAACCGGCGGACTCTGTCCGGCCAACTGGAAACCAGGCCAAAAAACACTTTAA
- a CDS encoding mechanosensitive ion channel family protein, translating into MDFIKQYDWPGLITHASVLLVKLVIMIFIYFIVRSLGMKIIKHLFAKFEEQNSLSKGRAYTLQSLTLNIFSYILIFIFFVMVLDLFHYDPSALLAGAGIVGLAVGFGAQGLVSDIVTGFFILLEKQLDVGDYITVSTFDGIVEQVGLRTTQIRSFDGTLHYIPNRNITNVSNHSRGTMEALVDIKVPAERNIDETIHILQQVCNETAAALPQIIEGPNVIGIQELGTSEIVIRVIAKTENMEQWRVERVLRKEIKTALDRAFPRETE; encoded by the coding sequence ATGGATTTTATTAAACAATATGATTGGCCGGGACTTATTACACATGCCAGTGTCCTGCTCGTTAAACTCGTCATTATGATTTTCATCTACTTTATCGTTCGATCATTAGGCATGAAAATCATTAAGCATCTTTTTGCAAAATTCGAGGAGCAGAACAGTTTGTCCAAAGGACGCGCATATACGCTCCAAAGCCTGACTCTCAACATATTTTCTTACATATTGATTTTTATATTCTTCGTCATGGTTCTGGATTTGTTTCATTACGACCCTAGCGCTCTTTTAGCGGGAGCAGGAATTGTCGGACTGGCTGTCGGATTTGGTGCCCAAGGGCTTGTCAGCGACATCGTGACAGGTTTTTTTATTCTGCTTGAAAAACAATTGGATGTTGGAGATTATATTACGGTTTCCACCTTTGACGGGATTGTCGAACAGGTTGGCTTAAGAACAACTCAAATCCGCAGTTTTGATGGGACACTGCATTATATCCCTAACAGAAACATTACAAACGTGAGCAATCATTCCCGGGGAACAATGGAGGCTCTGGTTGACATAAAAGTGCCGGCTGAAAGAAACATTGATGAAACGATTCACATTTTACAGCAAGTATGCAATGAAACGGCAGCCGCTCTTCCGCAAATAATAGAGGGCCCAAATGTCATTGGGATTCAAGAACTTGGCACTTCCGAAATCGTGATCAGAGTCATTGCCAAAACAGAAAATATGGAACAGTGGCGCGTCGAGCGAGTGCTTCGAAAGGAAATAAAAACCGCCCTTGACCGCGCTTTTCCTAGAGAAACTGAGTAA
- a CDS encoding IS3 family transposase (programmed frameshift) codes for MGTRMSYPLEVKQKAVEMRLAGVPMKEIMQELNIKNNTQIKTWVRWYKAGDTHRFEQPVGKQYTYGKGPEYSSELEKLQAENRYLRQQNEVFKKVQRIGKEVDSKTSVELVEILHSTMTVQDICIHLGISRASYYRWKKNMMKDHPKRHLEKQIGTLCREHKYRYGYRKITAILKKGMCINHKTVQRIMQKNQWQCRVKVKKRKKNGQPYAVVDNILDRNFQSDHPLEKLVTDITYLPYGQKQLYLSSILDVYNGEVIAFTIGDKQDTDFVLHTLDQLPTLPENCVLHSDQGSVYTSYEYQKAVKTKGITMSMSRKGTPADNASIESFHSSLKSETFYLNSIDRTTTAIVERTVKEYIYYYNNIRIQTKLNNQSPINYRQLAV; via the exons ATGGGGACAAGAATGAGTTATCCGCTTGAAGTGAAACAGAAGGCTGTAGAAATGAGATTGGCAGGCGTACCTATGAAAGAGATCATGCAGGAGTTGAATATCAAAAATAATACGCAGATTAAGACATGGGTCAGATGGTATAAGGCTGGTGATACACACCGATTTGAACAACCTGTTGGTAAGCAATACACTTATGGAAAAGGTCCGGAGTATTCTTCCGAATTAGAGAAACTGCAGGCAGAGAATCGTTACCTGAGACAACAGAATGAAGTTT TTAAAAAAGTACAACGAATTGGAAAGGAAGTTGATAGTAAAACGTCAGTCGAACTTGTAGAAATATTGCACAGCACAATGACCGTGCAGGATATCTGTATTCATTTAGGTATCTCTCGGGCGTCTTATTATCGTTGGAAGAAGAATATGATGAAGGATCATCCCAAACGCCATTTGGAAAAACAAATCGGCACGTTGTGCCGAGAGCACAAGTATCGATATGGATATCGAAAAATCACAGCCATATTAAAAAAGGGAATGTGTATTAACCATAAAACGGTTCAGCGTATTATGCAGAAAAATCAGTGGCAGTGCCGGGTTAAGGTGAAAAAGCGCAAGAAGAATGGGCAGCCATATGCCGTGGTCGATAATATATTAGATCGGAACTTTCAGTCTGATCATCCTCTTGAAAAACTAGTAACGGACATCACGTATTTGCCTTATGGACAGAAGCAATTGTACCTTTCCAGTATATTGGATGTATACAATGGAGAAGTGATTGCTTTTACGATTGGAGATAAGCAGGACACAGACTTTGTCTTACACACACTTGATCAACTGCCAACACTGCCTGAGAACTGCGTGTTACATAGTGACCAAGGATCTGTGTATACATCTTACGAGTATCAGAAAGCTGTTAAAACAAAAGGCATTACCATGAGCATGTCCCGCAAAGGGACGCCCGCTGATAATGCCTCCATCGAATCGTTTCATTCCTCACTAAAGTCTGAAACGTTCTATCTTAACAGCATTGATCGAACCACGACCGCCATCGTAGAACGCACTGTCAAAGAATACATTTATTATTATAACAACATTCGTATTCAAACGAAACTAAACAACCAATCACCGATAAATTATCGGCAATTGGCTGTTTAA
- a CDS encoding YkuS family protein, which produces MAKKIGIEQSLSDVEAALKEKGYDVVMMKSPSDAKGCDCCVVTGLDNNVQGIADTATQAPVITASGMTAEEICSEVESRIQ; this is translated from the coding sequence ATGGCAAAAAAAATTGGAATTGAACAATCGTTATCAGATGTTGAAGCCGCATTAAAAGAAAAAGGATATGACGTTGTCATGATGAAAAGCCCTTCCGATGCAAAAGGCTGTGACTGCTGTGTCGTAACAGGCCTTGACAATAATGTGCAAGGAATAGCTGATACGGCAACACAAGCACCCGTCATTACAGCTTCCGGGATGACTGCTGAAGAAATTTGCAGCGAAGTGGAAAGCAGAATTCAGTAA